A stretch of DNA from Actinomycetota bacterium:
ATCTGTGATTGCAACCGCCTTCATATTTGCTTCTTTTGCTTTCAAGATAAATTCAAGGGGTGTATCGTTTCCATCCGATCTGTCTGTGTGACAGTGCAGATCGCATTCATATCGGACTATGTCTGTGTTTTCATAAGATTTATTCTTTTCCTGAGAATTTTTCTTATTTTTTAAATACTCTTTCATTTAAAACCTCTATCCCGCAAACATTTATTAGTGCTTCCGAACCTGTCCATATAATTCATAATAAGTTTTTTAGTATTTTCATATGCAATACCTATTGCTTTTATGGGTTCATACTCATTCCCGCTGCTATTTATATACTCTTTAAAGCCGTCAAGATATGCATGCTTGATTTCGGTGGAAATATTCATTTTCGCCGGATTTAAAGAAACAATTCTTTTAAAGTCTTCTTCAGGAAGGTCGGAACCTCCATGAATTACAATGGGAAAAACGGCTATTTTCATTATTTTTTCAAGCCTGTCAAAATCAAGCGTGACTTTCCCTTTATACAGACCGTGCTGAGTTCCTATTGCAACAGCAAGGCTGTCCACACCTGAAAGCTCTTTAAATTCCAAAATTTTATCAGGATCCGTCAGTTGTACATTGCCGTCGTCTACAATTATATGTTCTTCTACTCCTCCAATATGACCAAGCTCACCTTCAACGCTTACATTGTTTTCGTGAGCAATTTCAACTATTTCTCTTGTAAATCTTATATTCTCCTCAAAAGGCTTTGAAGAACCGTCTACCATTACAGCACTCCATCCGTTATTGATGCAGTTTCTGATTATTTCCGGATCAGTACCATGGTCAAGCATCATTGCAACGTCTACTCCGGCTTCATCTGCCAGAAATTTTGCTGTATTTGACAAAACCTTATACCCTAACTGTAAAATAGTTTTTTGTGAAGTCTGAATAATCAGAGGAGATTTTTTGGCAATTGCAGCATCTATTGCAGCTTTCATTGTGGTCACATCTATAATGTTAAAAGCCCCTACCACATAATTTTTGTGCATTGTGTCCTGCAACATTTTCACCGTGTTTACATAAGTCATAGAATCCTTCTTTCATTCTGAAATAATCAAAAAGCTTCCATACAGGAGAGTTTCTGATTATTATATGCAACTTATTGCATTAACGCAATAATATTCGAAATATTATTTTTAATTTTTAAATAATTTAAAAATTTTCATAATAGTGTTAATATTTTGTCTTGCTTGATTTGATTAAAATAATCTTTATCTGGTTCCTTAGAGGTCAGTAAAAATATGTCAAAGAAACTGAGAAAAAAGCATCACAAAAGTAATGCTCCGAAAATTATTCTGGCAATTGCTGCAATAATGCTTGTCTTTTTTATATTCATAGCTGTAATTGTCTCTTCGCTGCTAATGATAGGCACAAAAATAGTAGCGGATTTTTACAATGCTCTTCCGGATATCAAAGATTTTTCACCTGTGGAAAATGCACTTACTTCCAAAATCTATGCGGCAGACGGAACTCTTATAGGAACCCTGCATGGTGAACAAAACAGGGAGATCGTGCCTTTAAGCGAGATGCCGCAGGATCTGATAAATGCAGTACTGGCTATTGAAGATGAGAGATATTATGAGCACAAAGGCGTTGATTTTGAATCATTTGTAAGGGCTCTTCTGGTAAATATTAAAACTGGTGAGTTTTCACAGGGTTTCAGCACAATAACCATGCAGTACATCAGAAATACCTATATTCTGGAAGAAAAAACTGATATTACACTTGATAGAAAAATAAGAGAAGTAGCTCTGGCAATGCAGCTTGAAGAAATCTATACAAAGGATGAAATCCTTGAAATGTATCTGAACACAGTATTTTTTGGTGAAAGCGCATACGGCGTAAAAACAGCAGCAAAGACTTTCTTTAATAAAGAGCTCGATGAGCTCAACATCCAGGAATGCGCTCTTCTTGCCGGACTTTTAAAAGGACAGACATATTATTCACCTTATACAAATAAAAAAGGAGCTCTTGAAAGAAGAAATCTTGTCCTTCTGAAAATGAATGAATTAAAAATGATTACAGGCAAAGAATATGAGCTGGCGCTAAAACAGCCTATAATACTTGAAAGATCTGATGAAAAAAGCAGTGATTTTGCTCCCTATTTTACAGAATACGTCAAGCAGGAACTGATTAAAAAATATGGCGTTAACAAAGTCTTTAAAGGCGGCTTTGAGATATATACCACACTGGATCCGAAAATGCAGAGATATGCTGAAGCCGCAATAAATGAAATACTTCCGGATCCTGAAGACCCTGCAGGAGCAATGGTTGCGCTTGATCCGGCTAACGGATTCATCAAAGCAATGGTTGGCGGCAGAGATTTTGATACCATGAAATTTAATCTTGCATCACAGAGCAAAAGACAGCCGGGATCGACTTTTAAGGTTTTTGCCCTTATTGCCGCTCTTGAACAGGGTATCAGCCCGTATATGACATTTAATCCTAACGGGCCCGTAACATATGAAATACCTGACAGCAAGCCATGGGAGGTTGGAAATTATATGGGAGAGTCTTATCCCGATATGGCAGAGATGAATCTTATAGATGCAACTGTAAAATCTGTAAATGTCGTATATGCCCAGCTGATAATGAGAGTCGGCGGAGATGCTGTTTCAAGAATTGCCAATATAATGGGTATTGAGACTCCCCTTGAAGGTTATCCTGCTATCGGGCTTGGCGGTCTGACTACAGGGGTTTCCCCGCTGGAAGTATGTACAGCTTTCAGTACTATTGCAAATTATGGAAGGAAAAATAATCCGGTTGCCATATTAAAAGTAATTGATAAAGACGGCAATATTCTTGAAGACTACAAGGAACCGGAAAATTTACAGGTAATTTCGCCAATCAATGCTTTCAGAGCTATCGAAATAATGAAACAAACTGTTCAGAGAGGTACAGGCACAAGAGCAAGACTTGAAGATCGCGAAGTTGCCGGAAAAACGGGAACGACTCAGGAAGCAGAAAACGCATGGTTTACAGGTTTTACAACCAATCTTGCTGCCTGCTTCTGGATGGGCTATCCGGAAGAAAACAAAAAAATGACAAGCGTCCATGACATGAGAGTACAAGGCGGCGCCCATCCTGCAATGATGTTTAAATTATTTATGGAAAAAGCAACCGCAAATCTTCCTGCAGAATCTTTTACAAAACCGGGGGAAGATAAATTCAGTCTTCAGGTAACAGTCCTTCCGGAAACAGGGCAGGTTATGATTCCAAACCGTTTCACTCCGTCAGAACAGATAACAATATCCCAGTACTCCTATGGATCTGAACCCAGGGAGCAGGTACCTATCACCGAAGAAGATATGCCCATGCTTCCCTTTATTTGTCTTATTCCTATTGATGAAGCAAACAGAATACTCAGAGAAGCCGGCTTTACCAATATAGAGTTTATAAATGAAGTATATGCCGGTGTTCCTTCCGGCTATACTCACAGACAGGATCCTCTATGGGATCTGAGGGTTGAAAGAACCCGTTTAATCAAAGTATGGGTAAATCCTTAATGCCATGAATGAAGTCAGAGTTCGTTTCGCTCCAAGCCCTACGGGATATCTTCACATAGGAAGTGCAAGAACTGCTTATTTTAACTGGCTTTTCGCCAGAAAAGAAAAAGGCAGGCTTATTCTCAGGATAGAAGATACTGATATTTCAAGACATCAGGAAGATATGATTGCCACTATTCTCGACTCTCTTAAATGGCTTTCAGTCAGATGGGATGAAGGACCGGATATTGGCGGAGATTACGGACCTTACAGGCAGTCAGAAAGAAATGAATATTATCGGAAATATGCAGACTTTCTTCTGGGCAGCAAAAAAGCATACAGGTGCTTCTGTACTCCTGAAGAACTTGAACAGCGCAGACAGGATTATGCAAAAAAGGGAGAGTTCTTCAGCTATGACAGAAAATGTCTTGAACTTGATGACAGACAGATAAAAGACAGGCTGAAGCAAAAAATGCCTTTTTCAATAAGGATGTTGGTGCCTGATGGTAAAGAAATAAGTTTTAAGGATACAGTATATGGAAAAATCAAAGTTAATAGCAGCAATATTGATGATTTTATTATTTTAAGATCAAATAATCTTCCAACTTATAATTTTTCTGCCGTCATAGATGATTATCTGATGAAAATAACTCATATTATAAGAGGAGAAGATCATCTTTCAAACACACCCAAACAGCTCCTCATCTATGATTCTCTTAATATTTCCCCGCCTTCATTTACTCATCTGCCCATGATTCTGTCAAAGGATGGCGAGAAACTAAGCAAGAGGCATGGAGCAATATCAGTTGAATCTTACAGGGATGAGGGTTTTCTGCAGGAAGCTGTAAAAAATTACCTTGCACTTCTCGGGTGGGCTTTTGACGAAAAGACAACTATTTTCAGCGAGAAAGAAATTATTAAAAAATTCAGTCTTGAAACCATAAACAAAAAGGCATCAAGGTTTGATTATGAGAAACTTCTTCATATAAATAGCATGTATATAAAAAATCATGAAATCTCAGATCTTGCCGGAATGCTTAAGGACAGACTTAAAAAAAGAATCACGGAAATGGATAAATCGGATTTAAAAAATAACTGTCTTAAAGAAGCAGATCTGAAAAATCCTGAAGCAGTCGGCGCGATTTTCAGGGAAATTGAAGATAAGATTCTTTATATAATCCCTCTTGTAAACAAAAGAGCCAAAACCTTAAATGAAATTGAAAAAATGATATTACCTTTTTTCTTTGAGATAATTTATCCGGATGAAATAAAAAATTTCTTTGCAGGCAAAAATATTAATGCAGCTTCATTGCTTGAACAGGCAAAATCAACTTTATCGAAAATCACAGATAATGATTTTTGTCTTCCTTTGATAGAAAAAGAGCTGAGAGATCTTGCAGAAGCAAATAATATTACTTTTGGCGAACTGGCAGAAGTATTGAGACTGGCATTATGGGGAAGAACTGTAAGCCTTCCTCTTTTTGAAACAATCATAATACTCGGAAGAAAAAAATCCCTTCACAGATTATCGGAATATCTGGAACTGATTTCCTGAGCAGGTAATCCATAAATTATTTAAACTGAATCAATCTACATCCTGAAGACCATTTCATCAGGCGTAAGGTCTCTTCCGTTTTCAACAACTTTCTTTACAAAATAAGCAACAACTATCTCTTCATTTGTAGGAGTTATATATATCTTCGCCTTGGAGTCAGGGGCTGAAACCAAAGCCTGTTTTCCATTGAAATCTTCATTTTTGACAGGATCCAGCCTGATTCCCATATACTCCATATCTTCAAGGATTTTCATCCTTGTATCTGCATTTTTCTCTGCAATTCCGCCACCAAAGGCAATGGCATCTATTCCTCCGAGAACCGTTCCGAAAGCGCCGATATACTTTCTGATGCCGTCTATAAAAGATGAAATTGTTAGAGCGCATCTTTCATTTCCGGACCGGCTTGCCATCATTATTTCCCTGAAATCATCCGTTCCGATTCCGGCAAGACCCTTAAGGCCTCCATTGCTGGAAATCTCTTTCTGAGCTTCTTCAATTCCCAGCCCCAGGGACTTCATGGCAAATAAAAGTCCTATTCCGTCACAGTCCCCCACTCTTGTCCCTTGAAGCAATCCGGAATCAGTGGAAAACTTCATGCTGACATCAACTGATTTTCCATTTTTATGCGCGCATATGGAGCTGGAACCGCCCAGATGAATTGTAACAAGCTTCAACTGATCGGTATTTTCCAGCTTGTATATCATGGCAGACATATATCTGTGAGAAGAACCGTGATAGCCGTTCTGCTTAATGCCAAGTTCCTTATACCATTTCCATGGAAATCCCATCACTCTTCTGTATTCAGGTATCGAATAATGGAAAGACGGCTCAAAGACTCCTACAAGAGGAACATCTTCACCCAGCACTTTTTTAAATTCACCTATTGCCTCAAGATAAGGCATATTGTGGACAGGAGCTACGAAAGAAAATCTTTTCATTTCATCAAGTATTTTGGGGGTAAGAAGATTTGCTCCATTGGTTTCTCCAAGAATTGTTTTGAAGCCCATTGCCTCGATATCACTGTATTTCTTTATGACTCCGTTTTTTATATACCAGTCCAGAATAACCTGTATTCCGTTCCTGAATCCATATACATTGATAACCTCTTTCACCGTTTCCCGGTTGCCTATTTTATGGGTAAAATTGGATTCCCCTTCCGTCTTTATCTTGTCAAGATTTGCTTCCCCGAGCGCGACTATCTCGTTTTTATCATTGATATCAAGTATCTTGCTTTTAAGTGATGTGCTTCCAATGTTTCCAATCGCTATTATCATAAAATTTCCTCTCTTCCGGCAATCTTTTAATTAAAAATCTTTGCAATATCGTAAAGTTCAAGATCCATTTCCTTATACTGGCTTAAAACTTTTTCCATAGGTTCCGTGCTTATACGATTGCCTTCAAAACAAACCATGTAGTCAAATTTTTTATCATTTATAAGCTCGACGGATTTAATTCCCATTCTTGTAGCCAGTATTCTGTCAAAAGCCGTAGGCTTTCCGCCTCTCTGCAGATGACCCAGAACTGTTACTCTTGTTTCATAGCCCGTCCTTCTCTCAATTTCCTTGGCAATTGTATTTCCAATTCCTCTGGCTGCTCCAGGACTTCCGAACTCAATTATCGGTTTGACTTCCAGTTTCATTTTTTTTGTATCGGGTTTGGCGCCTTCAGCTACCACAATGATGCTGTAATCCTTGTCTCTTTCCCGCCTTTCTTCAATGACATTGACAATATAATCGTAATCAAACTGAACTTCAGGTATAAGTATAAGGTCAGCTCCTCCTGCTATTCCTGAGTAAAGAGCTATCCACCCTGCTTCCCTTCCCATTACTTCCAGAATCATTATCCTGTGATGTGAAGAAGCTGTCGTATGAAGCTTGTCAATCGCATCTGTTGCAATCTCAACAGCTGTGTCAAACCCTATGGAGTAATCATTGAAGCCTATGTCATTATCAATAGTCTGTGGTATCCCGACACCCTTTACGCCATATTGTCCAAGCCTGTGCATTACAATATTTGCATCATCTCCGCCTATGCATATTATTGCATCTATGCCAAACTTATTTATATTGTCTTTGAGCAGCTCGACACCATTTTCAATTTTAAACGGATTTACCCTTGCTGAACCAAGAATTGTCCCTCCCCTGTCAAGAATCCCCGAAACAAGTTTGCGATTCATTTCAAATACATTTCCTGTAATAAGTCCGTCCCAGCCATTTCTTATTCCGGTTATCTTATATCCGTGCATTACTGCTTTTATATAAGCAGCCCTTATGATTGCATTGGTAGCAGGTGTGTCCCCTCCACCGGTTAGTATCCCGATTGTTTTAATATCGTTCATGGATGACCTCCCTAAGTGTATGCATATATATAAATGTATAATTTAATTTTAAACTAAAATAATAATAATTAGCAAATTAGCAGTTTTAAGAAATTTTTTTAATTATTATTTCGTTTACAAGAGCAGGATTGGCCTTGCCTTTTGTTTTCTGCATAACCTGGCCGACGATAAAGCCTATTGCTTTTACCTTGCCTGCTTTGTACTGACTGACTGCATCAGGATTGTTTTTAACTGCCTCTTCCACAATAGCTTCAAGCTCGCCTTTATCACTAATCTGCTCAAGTCCTTTTTCCTTTATTATATCGTCGGGATCAGAACCTTTGGCATACATTTCTTTAAAAACAGATTTGGCTGTATTTGAACTTATTTTCCCTTCATCAATTAATCTGACAAGACGAGCAAGATGTTCAGGTTTTATTCTGCTTTCCTTTATTGAAATCTGGTCCTTGTTAAGAAAAGCGCTGAAATCCCCCATTAGCCAGTTGCAGATCCCCTTGGGATTTGCATTATAAGTTTCAAGCGTCTTTTCAAAATAGTCTGATATTTCAAAATCACCTGACAGCAGTGAGCTATCGTAATCTGAAAGTCCGAACTTGTCTTTGTATCTTTTTTCTTTCTGGTTCGGCAGCTCCGGAATAGAATCTTTTATCTTTTTAATCCAGCAATCATCGATATCTATGGGAACAAGGTCAGGATCCGGAAAGTATCTGTAATCATGAGCTTCTTCTTTGGATCTTAAAACTTTGGTTGACTGGGTTTTGTCGTCATAATGCCTGGTTTGCTTGATTACTTTTTTTCCTGAGTTTATCAACGATATATGTCTTGAAGCCTCATATTCTAGTGCTTTCTGGATGAATTTAAATGAATTGAGATTCTTGATTTCGGTCCTTGTCCCAAGCCTGTCAGAATCTTTAAGCCTTACTGAAACATTGGCATCACATCTGAGGCTGCCTTCTTCCATGTTACAGTCACTTACTCCAAGGTATAGAAGAATATTTCTCAGAGTAATCATATATTGTTTTGCTTCCAGAGGGCTCTTAATTTCCGGTTCAGTTACAATCTCTATCAAGGGAGTTCCGGCTCTGTTGAAATCCCCGATACTGTAGTCTGCTCCACTTATTCTTCCGGTTGCACCACTGTGCACAAGTTTTCCTGCATCTTCTTCCATGTGGACCCTTGTAATTCCTATTCTTCTGGTGTGGCTGCCCATATTAATCTCAACATAGCCTCCTATGCCTATAGGCAGGTCGTGTTGTGATATCTGATAGTTTTTAGACATATCGGGATAAAAATAATTTTTCCTGTGAAATATCGTGCGCTTATTAATCCTGCAGTTAAGCGCAAGAGCTATTTTCATGGCATATTCAACTGCTTTTTTATTTACAACAGGCAGCGAACCGGGATGGCCAAGGCAGACAGGACATGTATTGCTATTTGGCTTTTCCCCAAAAGAAAGTCTGCAGCCACAGAACATTTTTGTCTGCGTGGAAAGCTCGACATGAGTCTCAAGACCGATTATTGTCTCAAAACGCTTGTCAGGCTGATCCGGACCGTCTTTGTCATCTAAGTTTTTCAGATCTTTGGTGTTATTTTCCAATTGATTTCACCTTCCAGAACACAGGCTGCTTTAAAAATATTATCCTCCCTCAGAGCATCGGCCATTATCTGAAAACCGATGGGAAGCTGCTCATCTGATAATCCGCATGGAATTGAAATAGCAGGTATTCCTGCAAGATTTACCGGTATTGTGCATATATCGGACAGATACATCGACAGGGGATCATCCATCCTCTCTCCAAATCTGAATGCCGTAGTTGGCGAAGAAGGACCGACAAGAATATCATACTTTGAAAACGCTTTTTTAAAATCATTTATTATGAGTGTCCTTACTTTCTGGGCTTTTTCATAATAAGCATCATAATGTCCTGAAGAAAGAAAATAGGTGCCTATCATAATACTTCTTTTAACTTCGGGCCCGAATCCTGCCGAACGGGTTTTCCTATACATCTCTCGCAACCCCTGCGCATCTTTGTCTCTCAAGCCATATCTTATGCCATCAAATTTCGCAAGATTTGAGCTCGCTTCTGAAGGTGCGATTATATGATAGGCGCTTAAAGCGTATTCAAGGCTTGGAAGCGTGGTTTCTTCCACACTTGCGCCATTTCTCTCAAGTATTTTTATTGTGTTCAATATTGAAGCTTTAACTTCACTGTCTATATCCCTGATCATAAGTTCTTTCGGAACACCGGCTTTCATGCCCTTTAAGTTTTCTACTGCTTTAAACCCATAGTCTTTTTTATTTTTCATATCAATAGAAGTTGAATCAAATTCATCATGCCCTGATATCGCATTATATAGGTTGATACAGTCAGTCATGTCTCTGGTAAAAGGCCCTATCTGGTCAAGAGACGCCGCAAAAGATGCAAGGCCGTATCTTGATACTCTTCCATAAGTGGGCTTAAAGCCAATCACACCACATAGGGACGCCGGCTGTCTTATTGAACCGCCTGTATCTGAACCTAGCGAACATGCCGCTTCAAATGAAGCAACGCTTGCCGCCGGCCCGCCGCTTGAACCTCCGGACACTCTTTCCGTATTCCAGGGGTTTCTCACTGGTCCAAATGCTGAGTTTTCATTGGATGACCCCATGGCAAATTCATCCATGTTCGCCTTGCCCAGAAAAAGAAAATTGTGCTCATTTAATTTTTTAATTACAGTTGCATCATAAATTGAATAATAATCGGAAAGAATTTTTGAAGCACATGTAGTTCTGACATCTTTGATACAGATATTATCCTTGACAGCTATGGG
This window harbors:
- the gatB gene encoding Asp-tRNA(Asn)/Glu-tRNA(Gln) amidotransferase subunit GatB, which codes for MKNLDDKDGPDQPDKRFETIIGLETHVELSTQTKMFCGCRLSFGEKPNSNTCPVCLGHPGSLPVVNKKAVEYAMKIALALNCRINKRTIFHRKNYFYPDMSKNYQISQHDLPIGIGGYVEINMGSHTRRIGITRVHMEEDAGKLVHSGATGRISGADYSIGDFNRAGTPLIEIVTEPEIKSPLEAKQYMITLRNILLYLGVSDCNMEEGSLRCDANVSVRLKDSDRLGTRTEIKNLNSFKFIQKALEYEASRHISLINSGKKVIKQTRHYDDKTQSTKVLRSKEEAHDYRYFPDPDLVPIDIDDCWIKKIKDSIPELPNQKEKRYKDKFGLSDYDSSLLSGDFEISDYFEKTLETYNANPKGICNWLMGDFSAFLNKDQISIKESRIKPEHLARLVRLIDEGKISSNTAKSVFKEMYAKGSDPDDIIKEKGLEQISDKGELEAIVEEAVKNNPDAVSQYKAGKVKAIGFIVGQVMQKTKGKANPALVNEIIIKKIS
- a CDS encoding class II fructose-bisphosphate aldolase, producing the protein MTYVNTVKMLQDTMHKNYVVGAFNIIDVTTMKAAIDAAIAKKSPLIIQTSQKTILQLGYKVLSNTAKFLADEAGVDVAMMLDHGTDPEIIRNCINNGWSAVMVDGSSKPFEENIRFTREIVEIAHENNVSVEGELGHIGGVEEHIIVDDGNVQLTDPDKILEFKELSGVDSLAVAIGTQHGLYKGKVTLDFDRLEKIMKIAVFPIVIHGGSDLPEEDFKRIVSLNPAKMNISTEIKHAYLDGFKEYINSSGNEYEPIKAIGIAYENTKKLIMNYMDRFGSTNKCLRDRGFK
- a CDS encoding glutamate--tRNA ligase, whose amino-acid sequence is MNEVRVRFAPSPTGYLHIGSARTAYFNWLFARKEKGRLILRIEDTDISRHQEDMIATILDSLKWLSVRWDEGPDIGGDYGPYRQSERNEYYRKYADFLLGSKKAYRCFCTPEELEQRRQDYAKKGEFFSYDRKCLELDDRQIKDRLKQKMPFSIRMLVPDGKEISFKDTVYGKIKVNSSNIDDFIILRSNNLPTYNFSAVIDDYLMKITHIIRGEDHLSNTPKQLLIYDSLNISPPSFTHLPMILSKDGEKLSKRHGAISVESYRDEGFLQEAVKNYLALLGWAFDEKTTIFSEKEIIKKFSLETINKKASRFDYEKLLHINSMYIKNHEISDLAGMLKDRLKKRITEMDKSDLKNNCLKEADLKNPEAVGAIFREIEDKILYIIPLVNKRAKTLNEIEKMILPFFFEIIYPDEIKNFFAGKNINAASLLEQAKSTLSKITDNDFCLPLIEKELRDLAEANNITFGELAEVLRLALWGRTVSLPLFETIIILGRKKSLHRLSEYLELIS
- a CDS encoding penicillin-binding protein; translation: MSKKLRKKHHKSNAPKIILAIAAIMLVFFIFIAVIVSSLLMIGTKIVADFYNALPDIKDFSPVENALTSKIYAADGTLIGTLHGEQNREIVPLSEMPQDLINAVLAIEDERYYEHKGVDFESFVRALLVNIKTGEFSQGFSTITMQYIRNTYILEEKTDITLDRKIREVALAMQLEEIYTKDEILEMYLNTVFFGESAYGVKTAAKTFFNKELDELNIQECALLAGLLKGQTYYSPYTNKKGALERRNLVLLKMNELKMITGKEYELALKQPIILERSDEKSSDFAPYFTEYVKQELIKKYGVNKVFKGGFEIYTTLDPKMQRYAEAAINEILPDPEDPAGAMVALDPANGFIKAMVGGRDFDTMKFNLASQSKRQPGSTFKVFALIAALEQGISPYMTFNPNGPVTYEIPDSKPWEVGNYMGESYPDMAEMNLIDATVKSVNVVYAQLIMRVGGDAVSRIANIMGIETPLEGYPAIGLGGLTTGVSPLEVCTAFSTIANYGRKNNPVAILKVIDKDGNILEDYKEPENLQVISPINAFRAIEIMKQTVQRGTGTRARLEDREVAGKTGTTQEAENAWFTGFTTNLAACFWMGYPEENKKMTSVHDMRVQGGAHPAMMFKLFMEKATANLPAESFTKPGEDKFSLQVTVLPETGQVMIPNRFTPSEQITISQYSYGSEPREQVPITEEDMPMLPFICLIPIDEANRILREAGFTNIEFINEVYAGVPSGYTHRQDPLWDLRVERTRLIKVWVNP
- the gatA gene encoding Asp-tRNA(Asn)/Glu-tRNA(Gln) amidotransferase subunit GatA; this translates as MKLTCMKAHELHELIKKKEIKIEDIAGAYIDRIEEADKVINAFITFKPEEIVKNAKRIDRYISEGGEIRHFTGIPIAVKDNICIKDVRTTCASKILSDYYSIYDATVIKKLNEHNFLFLGKANMDEFAMGSSNENSAFGPVRNPWNTERVSGGSSGGPAASVASFEAACSLGSDTGGSIRQPASLCGVIGFKPTYGRVSRYGLASFAASLDQIGPFTRDMTDCINLYNAISGHDEFDSTSIDMKNKKDYGFKAVENLKGMKAGVPKELMIRDIDSEVKASILNTIKILERNGASVEETTLPSLEYALSAYHIIAPSEASSNLAKFDGIRYGLRDKDAQGLREMYRKTRSAGFGPEVKRSIMIGTYFLSSGHYDAYYEKAQKVRTLIINDFKKAFSKYDILVGPSSPTTAFRFGERMDDPLSMYLSDICTIPVNLAGIPAISIPCGLSDEQLPIGFQIMADALREDNIFKAACVLEGEINWKITPKI
- a CDS encoding 6-phosphofructokinase; this translates as MKTIGILTGGGDTPATNAIIRAAYIKAVMHGYKITGIRNGWDGLITGNVFEMNRKLVSGILDRGGTILGSARVNPFKIENGVELLKDNINKFGIDAIICIGGDDANIVMHRLGQYGVKGVGIPQTIDNDIGFNDYSIGFDTAVEIATDAIDKLHTTASSHHRIMILEVMGREAGWIALYSGIAGGADLILIPEVQFDYDYIVNVIEERRERDKDYSIIVVAEGAKPDTKKMKLEVKPIIEFGSPGAARGIGNTIAKEIERRTGYETRVTVLGHLQRGGKPTAFDRILATRMGIKSVELINDKKFDYMVCFEGNRISTEPMEKVLSQYKEMDLELYDIAKIFN